In the genome of Ptychodera flava strain L36383 chromosome 13, AS_Pfla_20210202, whole genome shotgun sequence, one region contains:
- the LOC139147243 gene encoding centrosomal protein of 192 kDa-like isoform X1 — MSQELPRSQTGSLIADEKSLSNESGWSAFGTPVAASTMARPRQPKDRIPCITMEHEPFGSFLDQAANGNMNDSNDISGMPSLQNIDLSGISLSSDEQSRMKEPSNEDRESFLAETSSLGLIPEDAMEGLSMGLLQVEEAKEEDNISERTITPVAWHCHFPMMSVEGVVPESSPEEKSFRNEFRESLEESLGVRVAATGVESDHSEIDTEDELEAARQEIAQQQREQYLSETNQGEIETEDSRPGLEGDSTEEDDNISTSDSLERDIKPLSHRQSGEGDVSASPVPGDGGGGGDGSSGGGGSSNSSDIDSDGDGDTPGFNDRQDTMAVLRRLGLVGDGEDIPFPSPPGMDGNTDLSSAPSRMRPTGGDDPVQHQVRFVSPIRTSTQSSQARPSSASSYGQSADPDATPKNADLISSKFLKPSSRSFSNDTVDDSAPWSPDASSFHMSDIFSLGHDQVGEGQESGMDNTLTAGSDLDDTLVTNDDIRRGEGNEDKSPPNPFIGRSSLGSFGLGTGDFTHSHNISFGDDDFSQLEPALSQHSSHSRESKGSSHRRHEERAEVQGAESGEEDFDSAIVANQPRKAPAGDDSGSPPYIVDNGEIVTELAFQSSLPADDAAELSGFEDFGIQSDEEFVTGDHAVNQLDVDEQNFAKENVFIQDAMASTTKPAANDSPGFEEGWGLHDGAVLKFNDITGQEDFCRISIGGFLGSRSEALGSLSQTDPAHRPSFGDGTIVTPPHTNGPIALINTHDSQVDDRPLDGSYMERMSGVGEYLKEESYAPPKAKDLPQSHTRTSPAGDGTDATLKGKIKQLEESISGADMSVSISSIASAIAQAASSSTPEELSELIKHLSQKRIRKDEPDKTSEVQKQGMKSEIQGSKSSKEIHSRAGVRKDWVDSSKGQKSHDHAQPITGDTLPHDRLFKPINGDSTSVKDGARKPATDTQSRKDLKAIEVYQMEEGIRRLQESDLGMHAGQQRLKYSPKKLSGSLQTLNRSGQRGSQSSSPQNLLAEETSMNRSQSLPELMDPQEAGRLKPGFGSHPRYLNTGKDSMEAAKKEQLQKYLNDSDPSRIPLTENELKFSELEGKTLGYRGDGKANGSAPSSKQSSKEELYRIAESQKYMSKRPDNSASMKSSTQRQKESVRSQANGASKVKINGIAPDGNRGAVGNSGFGKITETRDQKGKRKDSPSLTMCNLPDDEKQKSPGQYRPSSSTVAKTQGSLQPKSCIKSPDRTSTGKSTSVSPRRSSPGRSPGSSGKSPGKSPGRSSGYASILEQKAAIAQTLSTPLEEGESPKRVSFIGKGKSPDFNEQSVLDSSTPKRQLFKEKSQEGSISPFARSGGAVTVKQVRGSKDTSVANEEVKQAPVVSSFKLFDKTVSTQSNSGVPTLLTSQTLMNTSVANTYLNSRATTTHPSHRSGQPGPSSVANKIPPISSTMTSLHSAPSGRIPDTSTASHMSTVSSWPGSVYQPIPGHIATVSSAVGAGTTLSTVYSNFRPQMANTMPHPPTGAIPTTMDIAAGVVIPGELRFIGVCCVGIAVQTTLPIHNTIDRWVKCTMDVVTVLANGAQIDLDNYCPFIVKNSAIIPPGKTEDTTIMFAPRHPGIFVAQLQIYSSPVVNATMPSVQDNISIVTVHAIAEKPNIQVEVDDSERLDFGDVVHGKDRSKALKLYNKGRSTVPVRLIISASSVAWHCFSFGQVDNRIEYTSPSSKKLTPRGSSILSLTLPGKADNRGAVEPMLVWIDFKAPQRNLDHVTTLANAEIITARIDVELDTPSPSNNIASRKLQATVGCARLHIPKDLLNKSLGLSAPVSKTATQFLPVKNAGNLPATVELKVTRAQEFYSVIPSSMTLQPNEVTDIVVKFTPVDAPVTIDSMLLMTIQPDGPEYEVHLKGEGSIPGQLVSHTAVSSLKSEQSEQKNMLLCNKQFVAWGGVPVGRALQQRVVLRNDSGTELFKLKVSIKAEHTDFQLQSSFGGEETLGDNREVILKPLEDFPVHILFAPTSVTCRQAKLIMRPQNGGMKYVIPLTGYGGISNLVIQDLDTMGSTFVSNLGPIAAGEHKVIQVIVQNTGPRAAFVKAIAFEDLGAKTKLSKSVLIIEPSEFVVPAKNKGAVSVTVVLNTTDRETSICLTKSNVVASVGFFYGDEITRQQFRRVYKKSSSKAVKLSDSNPLKGVNFDTPYIGEDYIYEVNELPPRSNDVQLFYSCMSRMMLALVGSPDTDAMEADATCMSVVPELIPHMDQTVLPETKDRASVTSRVMHTPPTRGSRASDTDIALSTGPIKASSGSNQNEYSDATHWEITPQFIILSATSDIQTTVSKSRLQLVNYTERKLSFEMNWPGHCVTVSPQTGIVDSRSLLLIFVSTNPSIVSKGIQLPWRGSIFITCDGVTKEIKVQIRPDLAMDTSLNPVPHRELHMLYPNPSATPGVPISQPSTGYSPAIKVLAKRIEFPVTRTGESSETSIEFESSSSDILRWGLSSIAPAYVKQDNKDVYRATYTAFRFAKQSGSITPGQSIKIPVSFLPRDIGCYAQYWELEVNSIESVAFKVQQTKIELAGESVKAASAATKTHRRGPLAPGVLVRKEIITPSSSSATTAGASDSGYVSRSHISKSKILDPQTESSAYLGVVLPKQCLEFPTTEAGKVCKLKFPIKNEGTSPHTLNFVNPRPPFYINHHSYLMKPRHYVSLPVSFKPERPGIYESLLVIATDVEHSLVAKLYGECV; from the exons GAGTGCGAGTAGCAGCCACAGGTGTTGAGTCAGATCACAGTGAGATAGACACTGAAGATGAACTGGAAGCAGCAAGACAG GAAATAGCCCAGCAACAGAGAGAACAGTATCTTTCAGAAACCAACCAGGGTGAGATTGAAACTGAAGACAGTCGTCCTGGATTGGAAGGAGACAGCACAGAGGAAGATGACAACATCAGCACTTCTGATTCCCTGGAACGTGACATCAAACCACTCAGCCATCGACAGTCAGGGGAGGGGGATGTGTCAGCATCACCAGTCCCTGGGGATGGGGGAGGAGGAGGTGATGGCAGCAGTGGTGGTGGGGGCTCCAGCAATAGCAGTGACATTGAcagtgatggtgatggtgatacACCAGGGTTCAATGATAGACAAGACACAATGGCAGTGCTGAGACGTCTGGGATTGGTTGGTGATGGAGAAGACATCCCGTTTCCATCACCGCCAGGAATGGATGGGAATACAGATTTATCCTCA GCACCATCCAGAATGAGACCCACAGGAGGTGATGACCCAGTCCAGCATCAAGTGAGATTTGTCAGCCCCATAAGAACATCCACCCAGTCCTCCCAAGCCAGGCCCTCAAGTGCTTCCAGCTACGGCCAGTCAGCTGACCCTGACGCCACACCAAAGAACGCTGACCTCATCTCGTCCAAGTTCCTCAAGCCATCCAGCAGGTCATTCAGTAATGATACTGTTGATGACTCGGCGCCTTGGTCTCCTGATGCAAGCAGTTTCCATATGTCTGACATATTCAGCCTGGGCCATGATCAGGTTGGAGAGGGCCAAGAATCAGGGATGGATAACACACTGACAGCAGGGTCAGATCTAGATGATACTTTGGTGACCAATGATGACATCAGAAGAGGTGAAGGCAATGAGGACAAG AGTCCACCAAATCCATTCATTGGAAGATCATCACTGGGTAGTTTTGGTCTTGGCACTGGAGATTTCACCCACAGCCACAACATCTCATTTGGGGATGATGACTTCTCCCAGTTAGAGCCTGCCCTCAGCCAGCACAGCAGCCACAGTCGTGAATCCAAGGGTTCATCTCACAGAAGACATGAAGAGAGAGCAGAGGTACAGGGTGCTGAAAGCGGAGAGGAAG ATTTTGACAGTGCAATAGTAGCCAACCAACCCAGAAAAGCACCAGCTGGTGACGACAGTGGTTCTCCACCGTATATTGTAGACAATGGTGAAATAGTCACAGAGCTCGCATTTCAGTCGTCCCTCCCAGCTG ATGACGCAGCTGAACTGAGTGGATTTGAAGATTTTGGAATTCAGAGTGATGAAGAGTTTGTTACAGGAG ATCATGCGGTCAACCAACTGGATGTAGATGAACAAAACTTTGCAAAGGAAAATGTATTCATACAG GATGCGATGGCATCAACTACCAAGCCAGCTGCCAATGATAGTCCTGGCTTTGAGGAGGGATGGGGTCTGCATGATGGTGCAGTGTTGAAATTTAATGACATCACTGGACAGGAAGATTTCTGTAGGATCAGCATTGGTGGGTTTCTTGGCTCTCGCTCTGAAGCCCTTGGATCCCTCTCACAGACAGATCCTGCTCATCGG CCAAGTTTTGGTGATGGTACCATAGTGACACCACCCCATACAAACGGACCCATTGCCCTGATAAACACCCATGATAGTCAAGTGGATGATAGACCTCTAGACGGTAGTTACATGGAAAGAATGTCTGGTGTTGGAGAGTACTTGAAAG AAGAATCCTATGCACCACCAAAAGCAAAAGACCTGCCACAGAGTCATACAAGAACCTCCCCTGCCGGTGATGGCACTGATGCAACATTGAAAGGCAAGATAAAGCAGCTTGAAGAATCCATATCAGGGGCAGACATGTCAGTGTCTATAAGCTCCATAGCTTCTGCCATTGCCCAGGCTGCCAGCTCTAGCACCCCTGAGGAACTGTCGGAACTTATCAAACACTTGTCACAAAAGCGAATACGTAAAGACGAACCAGACAAGACTTCTGAGGTACAGAAGCAGGGtatgaaatctgaaattcaaGGCAGTAAAAGTAGTAAAGAAATTCACAGTAGAGCTGGTGTGAGAAAAGATTGGGTAGACTCATCTAAAGGTCAAAAATCACATGATCatgctcagccaatcacaggtGATACATTGCCACATGACAGACTGTTCAAACCAATCAATGGTGACTCTACTTCAGTGAAAGATGGGGCCAGAAAACCAGCCACTGATACGCAAAGTAGAAAGGATTTAAAAGCAATTGAAGTGTATCAAATGGAGGAGGGAATTAGGAGACTCCAGGAAAGTGATTTGGGAATGCATGCCGGTCagcaaaggctgaaatacagtCCAAAGAAACTATCAGGATCATTGCAGACTCTTAATCGGAGTGGACAAAGGGGCAGTCAGTCTTCATCTCCACAGAATCTGCTGGCTGAGGAGACTTCAATGAATAGAAGCCAATCTCTGCCGGAGTTGATGGACCCCCAGGAAGCTGGCAGATTGAAACCAGGTTTTGGATCACATCCACGGTATCTCAACACCGGCAAAGACAGCATGGAAGCTGCAAAGAAGGAACAGCTACAGAAGTACTTAAACGACAGTGACCCTAGTCGAATACCACTGACTGAGAACGAGTTGAAATTTTCCGAGCTGGAAGGGAAAACTCTAGGGTACAGAGGAGATGGAAAAGCCAATGGAAGTGCCCCATCTAGTAAACAAAGTTCCAAAGAGGAACTGTACAGAATAGCAGAGTCACAGAAATATATGTCCAAGCGACCAGACAATTCTGCATCCATGAAGTCCAGTACACAAAGACAAAAGGAATCGGTGCGCAGTCAAGCTAATGGAGCCAGCAAAGTCAAAATCAATGGAATTGCTCCGGATGGTAATAGAGGTGCTGTGGGTAACTCCGGCTTTGGTAAAATTACAGAGACCCGGGATCAAAAGGGCAAGAGAAAGGATAGTCCTTCGCTGACCATGTGTAACTTGCCAGATGATGAAAAACAGAAAAGTCCAGGACAGTACAGACCCAGTAGCAGCACTGTTGCCAAAACACAGGGAAGTCTTCAGCCCAAATCATGCATTAAGTCTCCGGACAGGACCAGTACTGGTAAATCCACAAGCGTTTCACCCAGGAGATCTAGCCCAGGAAGATCACCAGGGAGTTCTGGAAAGTCACCGGGAAAATCACCAGGCCGTAGCAGTGGCTACGCCTCAATTCTTGAACAGAAGGCAGCTATTGCTCAGACTTTGAGTACTCCTCTTGAAGAAGGAGAGAGCCCTAAAAGAGTATCTTTCATTGGGAAAGGAAAATCCCCAGACTTCAATGAGCAGAGTGTGTTGGACTCTAGCACTCCAAAGAGACAGCTGTTTAAGGAGAAAAGCCAGGAAGGATCAATATCTCCATTTGCTAGGTCAGGGGGCGCTGTGACTGTCAAGCAGGTCAGAGGGTCAAAGGACACCTCAGTAGCCAATGAAGAGGTCAAACAGGCACCGGTGGTGTCAAGTTTCAAACTTTTTGACAAGACAGTTTCCACACAGAGTAACAGTGGTGTGCCAACACTACTGACTAGCCAAACACTGATGAACACATCAGTGGCAAACACATACTTAAACAGTCGGGCCACCACAACCCACCCTTCCCACCGGTCTGGCCAACCTGGGCCATCAAGTGTAGCCAATAAAATCCCACCGATTTCATCGACCATGACCTCATTGCATAGCGCCCCCTCAGGTAGGATCCCAGATACCAGCACGGCTAGTCATATGAGTACAGTGTCGTCATGGCCAGGATCAGTGTATCAGCCAATCCCTGGTCATATTGCAACAGTTTCCAGTGCTGTTGGTGCTGGGACAACTTTATCAACtgtgtattcaaactttagaccACAAATGGCAAATACTATGCCCCATCCACCCACTGGGGCCATTCCTACTACAATGGACATTGCGGCCGGTGTTGTAATACCAGGAGAGCTGAGGTTCATTGGTGTGTGTTGTGTTGGGATAGCAGTCCAGACTACCCTACCCATACATAACACAATTGATAGATGGGTGAAGTGTACTATGGATGTTGTCACAGTGTTGGCTAATGGTGCCCAG ATTGATCTGGACAACTACTGTCCATTCATTGTGAAGAACTCTGCTATCATACCACCAGGCAAGACAGAGGACACCACTATTATGTTTGCACCGAGACATCCAGGAATCTTTGTGGCGCAGCTGCAGATATACAGCAGTCCTGTTGTCAATGCAACCATGCCATCGGTTCAGGATAATATCAGTATTGTTACCGTACATGCTATAGCAGAGAAACCAAATATACAG GTTGAAGTGGATGACAGTGAGAGGTTAGACTTTGGTGATGTAGTCCATGGTAAGGACAGATCCAAGGCTTTAAAACTCTACAACAAAGGCAGATCTACAGTACCGGTCAGACTCATCATATCAGCT AGTTCAGTGGCATGGCATTGCTTTTCATTTGGTCAAGTTGATAACCGAATAGAATATACATCACCAAGCAGTAAGAAACTGACACCTAGGGGATCTTCCATTCTTAGTCTTACACTCCCTGGCAAAGCTGACAATAGG GGAGCAGTAGAGCCAATGCTGGTATGGATTGACTTCAAGGCACCTCAGAGAAACTTAGACCATG TGACAACATTAGCAAATGCTGAGATTATAACTGCTAGAATTGACGTGGAACTGGACACGCCAAGCCCATCAAATAACATAGCCAGCAGAAAGCTCCAAGCTACAGTGGGATGTGCCAGGCTGCATATACCTAAAGATCTACTGAACAAG tcCCTAGGTTTGTCAGCACCTGTCAGCAAGACAGCAACTCAGTTTCTGCCTGTCAAGAATGCTGGTAATTTGCCAGCTACTGTGGAACTGAAAGTTACCAGAGCTCAGGAATTCTACAGTGTTATTCCGTCATCCATGACACTCCAACCCAACGAAGTGACAGATATCGTAGTGAAATTTACACCTGTTGATGCACCTGTAACCATTGACAG catGTTACTGATGACCATTCAGCCAGATGGTCCGGAATATGAAGTACATTTAAAAGGTGAAGGGTCAATTCCAGGTCAACTAGTGTCACACACAGCAGTCAGTTCTCTCAAGTCTGAGCAGAGTGAACAGAAGAATATGTTACTGTGTAATAAACAGTTTGTTGCATGGGGAGGAGTTCCTGTTGGAAGAGCACT CCAGCAGAGAGTTGTACTGAGAAATGACTCTGGAACTGAACTATTCAAGTTGAAAGTCTCTATCAAGGCAGAACACACAGACTTCCAG CTTCAGAGTTCATTTGGAGGAGAAGAGACGCTGGGTGATAACAGAGAAGTGATATTAAAACCTCTTGAAGACTTTCCAGTACACATCTTATTTGCACCAACCAGTGTTACATGTAGACAGGCTAAGCTGATTATGAGACCACAGAATGGTGGTATGAAATATGTG ATTCCATTGACTGGGTATGGTGGCATCAGTAACCTGGTTATCCAGGACCTAGACACCATGGGGAGTACCTTTGTCTCCAACCTGGGACCAATCGCTGCTGGTGAACACAAGGTCATTCAGGTCATTGTTCAAAACACTGGACCCAGGGCTGCATTTGTCAAAGCCATCGCCTTTGAAG ATCTGGGTGCCAAGACCAAGTTGTCCAAGTCAGTACTGATCATTGAACCCAGTGAGTTTGTGGTTCCAGCCAAGAACAAAGGAGCAGTCTCAGTCACTGTTGTGTTGAACACGACTGATAGGGAGACCTCTATCTGTCTGACCAAGTCTAATGTGGTTGCATCCGTTGGCTTCTTCTATGGAGATGAAATTACCAGGCAGCAGTTCAGAAG AGTGTACAAGAAGTCTAGCAGTAAAGCTGTAAAGTTATCAGACAGCAATCCTCTGAAAGGTGTCAACTTTGATACACCATACATTGGAGAAGACTACATCTATGAAG ttaATGAGCTGCCGCCTCGATCCAACGATGTACAGCTGTTCTATTCCTGCATGTCCCGCATGATGCTGGCACTGGTGGGAAGTCCCGACACTGATGCCATGGAAGCGGATGccacatgtatgtcagtggTTCCGGAATTGATACCTCACATGGATCAAACAGTTCTACCAGAAACCAAAGACAG AGCGTCAGTCACCAGCAGAGTGATGCACACACCGCCCACTAGAGGGAGCCGTGCATCGGACACAGACATAGCACTGTCTACAGGTCCCATCAAAGCTAGCAGTGGATCAAATCAGAATGAATACAGTGATGCAACTCACTGGGAAATCACACCACAGTTCATTATTCTCTCAGCTACCTCAGATATACAGACTACAGTCTCCAAGTCACGGCTACAGCTTGTCAACTACACTGAGAGGAAACTCAG TTTTGAAATGAATTGGCCAGGCCATTGTGTTACAGTGTCACCACAGACTGGCATCGTGGACTCCAGAAGTCTACTTCTGATATTTGTCAGTACAAACCCATCCATTGTATCCAAGGGCATCCAGTTGCCATGGAGAGGCTCCATCTTCATCACATGTGATGGTGTTACCAAG GAAATTAAGGTTCAGATCCGACCAGACTTGGCCATGGACACCTCTTTAAACCCAGTACCCCACAGGGAGCTTCATATGCTGTATCCCAACCCATCAGCTACACCCGGTGTACCCATTTCACAGCCCAGCACTGGGTACTCTCCTGCCATCAAAGTACTGGCTAAAAGGATTGAATTCCCTGTCACAAGGACAGGTGAATCTTCAG AAACCAGCATAGAGTTTGAAAGCTCCTCCAGCGACATTTTACGATGGGGATTATCATCAATTGCACCAGCCTATGTGaaacaagacaacaaagacGTCTACAGGGCTACATACACTGCATTCAGATTTGCCAAGCAGTCAGGCAGCATTACACCAGGGCAGAGTATCAAG ATACCAGTATCATTTCTACCAAGAGACATCGGTTGCTATGCACAATACTGGGAACTTGAG GTAAACTCCATAGAGTCTGTAGCATTCAAAGTGCAGCAGACCAAGATAGAGCTGGCTGGTGAGAGCGTGAAGGCGGCGTCTGCAGCCACTAAGACACATCGCAGAGGTCCCTTGGCGCCCGGTGTCCTGGTTAGAAAAGAGATAATAACGCCATCATCTTCATCTGCGACTACCGCTGGTGCAAGTGATAGTGGCTATGTCAGCAGAAGTCACATCTCCAAATCAAA AATTTTAGACCCCCAAACTGAGAGTAGTGCCTACCTAGGTGTGGTACTGCCCAAACAGTGCCTGGAGTTTCCAACGACTGAGGCCGGCAAAGTGTGTAAACTGAAATTTCCAATAAAAAATGAAGGCACTTCACCCCACACA CTGAACTTTGTGAATCCACGGCCACCATTTTACATCAACCATCACAGCTACCTGATGAAGCCTAGGCACTATGTGAGTCTTCCAGTCAGTTTCAAACCGGAAAGACCCGGCATATATGAATCCCTGCTAGTCATTGCCACTGATGTAGAACACAGCCTAGTTGCCAAGCTGTATGGTGAGTGTGTGTAG